The Candidatus Lernaella stagnicola genome includes a window with the following:
- a CDS encoding terminase family protein: MILAPRRDPFYIPGPSDWYRPEFDAANPPILDPWQVDWVSDKSRFKMALKCRQSGYSFAETYDQVAECAETPGTVWIDLSRGQRQSDELIEKCAMHVEAFDAAIEQFDGRPFEEEEVYCESIAAKVTIRTIRFRNGSKIIGLPANADTARGLSGNVFLDEFAIHRHAREIKAALVPVITRGYKIRAVFTPYGKGGPAYEMWSDRGSGYSKHRVDIYEVAARGIHLQPDIEALRDAMADDEMFSQEFECVFLDEGTAFIPHELLNHAESDQATTDTPLADISADSFAGVDVGRRHDQTVIWVVEKTGDGRLATRQITVLKNTPFAEQEIICGETARRVGRMAIDETGLGMMLAENLQRKFGAKIIPVTFTVAEKEDLAVRLKRSLEDRAFMLPADRMVRASFHSIKRMPGTGGHFRFDAGRTDETGHADAFWAAALASRAALLPAIKIAYTTVATRPLGGFFRGRTKETNEVDAAAQTPPGPRKRGGGRLAGLWAR, encoded by the coding sequence ATGATCCTCGCGCCGCGCCGAGACCCGTTTTATATTCCCGGCCCGTCGGACTGGTACCGCCCGGAGTTTGACGCGGCGAACCCGCCGATTCTGGATCCGTGGCAAGTCGACTGGGTAAGCGACAAGAGCCGTTTTAAGATGGCGCTCAAGTGCCGCCAAAGCGGCTATTCGTTTGCCGAAACCTACGACCAGGTTGCGGAGTGCGCGGAGACGCCGGGGACGGTGTGGATCGACCTGTCGCGTGGGCAGCGGCAATCGGACGAGCTGATCGAAAAATGCGCGATGCACGTGGAGGCCTTCGACGCCGCGATCGAACAGTTCGACGGGCGGCCTTTCGAAGAAGAAGAGGTTTACTGCGAGTCGATCGCCGCGAAGGTGACGATTCGCACGATCCGCTTTCGTAACGGGTCGAAAATCATCGGCCTGCCGGCGAACGCCGACACGGCCCGCGGCCTGTCGGGCAACGTGTTTCTGGACGAGTTTGCCATCCACCGCCACGCGCGGGAGATCAAAGCGGCACTCGTGCCGGTCATCACCCGCGGCTACAAAATCCGCGCCGTTTTCACGCCCTACGGCAAGGGCGGGCCGGCCTACGAAATGTGGAGCGATCGCGGCAGCGGGTATAGCAAGCACCGCGTCGACATTTACGAGGTTGCGGCGCGCGGGATCCACTTGCAGCCCGACATCGAGGCGCTGCGCGACGCGATGGCCGATGACGAGATGTTCTCGCAGGAATTCGAATGCGTGTTCCTCGACGAGGGCACGGCGTTTATCCCCCACGAACTGCTCAATCACGCCGAAAGCGACCAGGCCACGACGGACACGCCGCTGGCGGATATCTCCGCCGATTCGTTCGCCGGCGTCGACGTCGGGCGGCGCCACGACCAGACCGTGATTTGGGTTGTCGAGAAAACCGGCGACGGGCGGTTGGCCACGCGGCAAATCACGGTGCTCAAAAACACGCCCTTCGCCGAGCAGGAGATTATTTGCGGCGAGACCGCCCGCCGCGTCGGCCGCATGGCGATCGACGAGACGGGCCTGGGCATGATGCTGGCCGAGAACCTGCAGCGGAAGTTCGGCGCAAAGATCATCCCGGTTACGTTCACGGTTGCCGAGAAAGAGGACCTGGCCGTGCGCCTGAAGCGATCGCTCGAAGACCGCGCGTTCATGCTGCCGGCCGACCGCATGGTGCGCGCCTCGTTTCACTCCATCAAACGTATGCCGGGCACCGGCGGGCACTTCCGCTTTGACGCCGGGCGGACGGACGAGACGGGCCACGCCGACGCGTTCTGGGCGGCGGCCTTGGCCAGCCGCGCAGCATTGCTGCCGGCGATCAAAATTGCCTACACGACCGTCGCGACGCGGCCGCTTGGCGGGTTTTTCCGCGGCCGGACAAAAGAGACAAACGAAGTCGACGCGGCCGCGCAAACGCCCCCAGGGCCTCGTAAACGCGGCGGCGGCAGATTGGCGGGGCTATGGGCGCGGTGA
- a CDS encoding DUF3486 family protein, whose amino-acid sequence MARRRNSSIDNLPEKFRAKVRAMLRSPKPRYTYEQIMDWLYKESEGRYRLSTGTLSRYYNAVVKRELEEAERRTNFSMRLARQVAKAAKANSAEAMEQVILNVLDGAFMANEQAASSVDPSQLLHAKAALMRVQNQRHRLAIRERELEAQLEKHRFEQERLERELAKQRSEEERKRLAAEQALAGARPDDADSLRRAVSKIRQIYGQKTEAA is encoded by the coding sequence GTGGCTCGGAGACGGAACAGTTCGATCGACAACCTGCCTGAAAAGTTTCGCGCCAAGGTGCGCGCGATGCTGCGCAGCCCGAAGCCGCGGTACACGTACGAGCAAATAATGGATTGGCTCTACAAGGAAAGCGAGGGCCGATACCGCCTCAGCACCGGCACGCTCAGCCGGTATTACAACGCCGTCGTCAAGCGCGAATTGGAAGAGGCCGAGCGCCGCACGAACTTCTCCATGAGGCTCGCCCGACAGGTCGCCAAAGCGGCGAAGGCCAACAGCGCCGAAGCGATGGAGCAGGTGATCCTGAACGTCCTCGACGGGGCGTTTATGGCCAACGAACAGGCCGCGTCCAGCGTCGACCCGTCGCAACTATTGCACGCCAAAGCCGCGCTGATGCGCGTGCAAAACCAGCGGCATCGGCTGGCCATTCGCGAGCGGGAACTCGAAGCGCAATTGGAGAAACACCGCTTCGAACAAGAACGGCTCGAGCGCGAACTGGCGAAGCAGCGCAGCGAAGAAGAGCGGAAGCGCCTGGCCGCCGAACAAGCGCTGGCGGGCGCCCGCCCCGACGACGCCGACTCGCTGCGCCGGGCGGTTTCGAAGATCCGCCAAATCTACGGCCAAAAGACGGAGGCGGCATGA
- a CDS encoding SHOCT domain-containing protein produces MIGYLIAVIVFGTTIWVGFDAKANKITVTDKPYSGNNGAVAWVLSCLFLWIVCFPLYLSKRSKQLAARTAPAKTPPAGVAKQELADIKQLLDDDLITVEDYEAKKRQLLGL; encoded by the coding sequence ATGATTGGTTATTTAATTGCGGTCATCGTTTTCGGCACGACGATTTGGGTTGGATTCGACGCGAAAGCAAATAAGATTACCGTGACCGACAAGCCGTATTCCGGCAACAACGGAGCGGTGGCCTGGGTGTTGTCGTGCCTGTTTTTGTGGATCGTCTGCTTTCCACTCTACCTATCCAAACGCAGCAAGCAGTTGGCCGCGCGCACGGCGCCGGCCAAGACCCCACCAGCGGGCGTGGCCAAACAAGAGCTGGCCGACATCAAGCAACTGCTGGACGACGACCTTATTACCGTCGAGGATTACGAGGCCAAGAAACGACAGTTGCTTGGCCTATAA
- a CDS encoding S24 family peptidase: MFKRQMMLRAPEELKTPVALPEIKLVTPTRTRGERLDPTTFYPLPVISGEAAAGTPAEVCEAEVEDWVPSIYNSEWCPHPESTVCVRVRGDSMTPTIQDGGLVAIDMRQRLPQKLRDKIVALRHDGGVTIKRLVLTDRREWIGRPDNAASSELFVFSDEEIVDAIVGKVVWWWSKAN, translated from the coding sequence ATGTTCAAGCGCCAAATGATGTTACGGGCTCCGGAAGAATTAAAAACGCCTGTCGCGTTGCCCGAAATAAAGCTCGTCACCCCTACGCGTACGCGCGGCGAGCGGCTGGACCCGACCACGTTTTATCCGCTGCCGGTGATCAGCGGCGAGGCGGCAGCGGGCACGCCCGCCGAGGTGTGCGAGGCGGAAGTGGAAGACTGGGTCCCGTCGATTTACAATTCGGAATGGTGCCCGCATCCGGAGTCGACCGTGTGCGTTCGCGTGCGCGGCGACTCGATGACGCCGACGATTCAGGACGGCGGCCTCGTCGCCATCGATATGCGCCAGCGCCTGCCGCAAAAACTGCGCGACAAAATCGTAGCGCTGCGACACGACGGCGGCGTGACGATCAAACGCCTCGTGCTGACTGATCGCCGCGAATGGATCGGCCGGCCCGACAACGCCGCCTCGTCGGAACTGTTTGTTTTTAGCGACGAGGAAATAGTTGACGCAATCGTCGGAAAGGTCGTATGGTGGTGGAGCAAAGCAAACTGA